Proteins encoded within one genomic window of Festucalex cinctus isolate MCC-2025b chromosome 18, RoL_Fcin_1.0, whole genome shotgun sequence:
- the slbp2 gene encoding stem-loop binding protein 2, with translation MSRSGVETAAQSPPLSSSFCFSPRTCVCAKGWSTAMWNGLPETHLAAGCSAPEPWLLPGCSSVFDSLVSNVSPIPMSPAAGGLRGEKTASSKPRRTSILERCILKVSTSSIAVGTDDLDKRASLARCYPRMPDPSNTETNAAVLKRRQKQILYGKNTSGYQNYLQQVPKHLRDPKLHPSTPNKYRKYSRRSWDMQVRLWRRALHQWDPPSDSPPDPCDLALDPVEQLQDQLAKMTSDLCDDGGEKQREKETLAAPKASSVSPLSADVSPEMPGVWNVPLSPDPERCRRPPRSPPGLSCSFRIQLNNKGVADWLHLQLEDEHAGDFSADDQRVPMVSDQFLWNHD, from the exons ATGTCACGCAGCGGAGTGGAAACTGCAGCCCAAAGCCCACCGCTCTCCTCCAG TTTCTGTTTCAGCCCGCGCACTTGCGTTTGTGCTAAGGGCTGGTCGACGGCCATGTGGAATGGCCTGCCTGAAACGCATCTGGCCGCTGGTTGCTCTGCCCCCGAGCCTTGGCTCCTTCCAGGCTGTAGTTCTGTCTTTGACAGTCTCGTCAG TAACGTCTCTCCGATCCCGATGTCTCCGGCGGCAGGCGGCCTACGGGGAGAGAAAACTGCCAGCAGCAAGCCACGCAG GACGTCCATCTTGGAGCGTTGCATCCTTAAAGTGTCCACCAGCAGCATTGCTGTGGGAACGGATGATCTGGACAAGAG GGCTTCGCTCGCTCGCTGCTACCCGCGCATGCCGGACCCGAGCAACACGGAGACCAACGCGGCGGTTCTCAAGCGCAGGCAGAAGCAGATCTTGTACGGCAAGAACACGAGCGGATACCAGAATTACCTGCAGCAGGTCCCCAA ACACTTGCGAGACCCAAAGCTCCACCCGTCCACCCCCAACAAGTACAGGAAGTACAGCAGGCGCTCGTGGGACATGCAAGTTCGTCTGTGGCGACGGGCGCTGCACCAGTGGGACCCGCCCAGCGATTCCCCGCCGGACCCCTGCGACCTCGCCCTCGACCCCGTGGAGCAACT GCAGGACCAGCTGGCAAAAATGACCTCCGACTTGTGTGACGATGGAGGAGAGAAGCAGAGAGAGAAGGAGACCCTGGCGGCCCCCAAGGCCTCCTCTGTGTCTCCCCTGTCGGCCGACGTGTCGCCCGAGATGCCTGGCGTGTGGAATGTGCCACTGTCACCG GACCCCGAGAGGTGCCGCCGACCTCCTCGCTCTCCGCCGGGCCTCAGCTGCTCCTTCAGGATTCAGCTGAACAACAAAGGCGTGGCCGACTGGCTCCACCTCCAGCTGGAGGATGAGCACGCAGGAG ATTTCAGTGCTGATGACCAGCGTGTCCCGATGGTTTCGGACCAGTTCTTATGGAATCACGACTGA
- the zmat2 gene encoding zinc finger matrin-type protein 2, which produces MHLFSSALGGAELPNVNTELSTPETVANMASGSGSSKNDFRRKWDKDEYENLAQKRLAEEREKESRDGKITPPVKRENLRHRDYKVDLESKLGKTIVITKTTPQAEMGGYYCNVCDCVVKDSINFLDHINGKKHQRNLGMSMRVERSSLDQVKKRFEVNKKKLEEKQKEYDFEERMKELREEEEKAKAYKKEKLKERKRRAEDDGDFEDDEEMAAVMGFSGFGSSKKSH; this is translated from the exons ATGCACCTATTCTCCAGtgcactaggtggcgctgagCTTCCAAATGTAAACACTGAGCTCTCCACACCGGAAACTGTCGCAAACATGGCGTCTGGCAGCGGG TCGAGTAAGAACGACTTCCGTCGAAAGTGGGACAAAGACGAGTATGAGAATCTTGCTCAGAAGCGTCTCGCCGAGGAGCGAGAAAAAGAGAGCAGAGATG GGAAAATCACGCCACCGGTCAAGCGGGAGAATCTGCGCCATCGAGACTACAAAGTGGACCTGGAGTCCAAACTGGGGAAGACCATCGTCATCACCAAGACGACCCCTCAGGCCGAGATGGGCGG CTACTACTGCAACGTTTGTGACTGCGTGGTGAAAGACTCCATCAACTTCCTGGATCACATCAATGGCAAGAAAC ATCAGAGGAACCTCGGCATGTCGATGAGAGTGGAGCGCTCGTCCCTGGACCAGGTCAAGAAGCGCTTCGAGGTGAACAAGAAGAAGCTGgaggagaagcagaaagagtACGACTTTGAGGAGCGCATGAAGGAGCTGCGAGAAGAG GAGGAGAAGGCGAAGGCCTACAAGAAGGAGAAGCTGAAAGAGAGGAAGCGGCGGGCCGAGGACGACGGCGACTTTGAGGACGACGAGGAAATGGCGGCCGTCATGGGTTTCTCGGGGTTCGGGTCGTCCAAAAAAAGTCACTGA
- the lcp2a gene encoding lymphocyte cytosolic protein 2a isoform X3 gives MNCGRVPSRSEVMEWSPQQLADYLRKMNLSDCDRTVLKNSINGMRFVNLSENDLQKFPKLHTPIISKLSADIGKKEEKRGLFGKITMTPKFHEPVRDVTLPGDNYSDDDDVNDYESPNSCSEDSGQSDYEKPNDDTDATEAEHYELPPSEPLEDLAHKLRGAVRLGDADYIDSRDNRSSSRGAPPAVCPRPPVASRPALSPRPVESSRNHSPHSSRRASEKLLPGPPQIFRGNKPGRNSSPIRGANVPEKPVLPSRRLQADVPDCVARSKPLAPPPPSSSTSVSRSASSVKPPPPSRIDGIREHTHNDAAKVNTFPLFHKTLPPRPTPPSRHGDSLPPGATSVGSLPLSVSSAPDVEGWDDDEFDDDDAGYENPISGGEDSGGSDGDDDDEAANDETDWADNYEPPPSEPSEEEMSHKLLPARPCADGDYIDNRDKHVSSRGPAPPAVSLRPPVSALPPPSPRQPGESSSPSARDHTSSHSAARPAPPGKLLPGPPQIFRGNKPGRNSSPSRGPNTEESPSAHSRRPQADVPNPPGRSKPLGPPPAASSTSIGTSNSSARPLPPPSRFDGMREQTHSDAPKHNTFPLHKNLAPRPPPHGRHGDSLPPGATSVGSVLRNVQPAAYADNRSNFAGSDRFHPPPQKPPPKQEWTLAGMLVK, from the exons ATGAACTGCGGCCGAGTGCCATCCCGGTCGGAGGTGATGGAGTGGAGCCCTCAGCAGCTGGCCGACTACCTGAGGAAG ATGAATCTGTCCGACTGTGATCGAACCGTGTTGAAGAACTCCATAAACGGGATGCGATTTGTG AACCTGAGTGAGAATGACCTGCAGAAATTCCCCAAACTTCATACGCC GATCATTTCCAAGCTGAGCGCTGACATCGGTAAGAAGGAAGAAAAACGAGGCCTGTTTGGCAAAAT AACCATGACACCTAAATTTCATGAGCCAG TTCGTGACGTTACACTTCCGGGTGACAATTATTCT gacgacgacgacgtcaacGATTACGAGAGCCCCAACAGCTGCAGCGAGGACAGCGGCCAGAGCGACTACGAGAAACCCAACGACGACACGGACGCGACGGAGGCCGAGCATTACGAACTTCCCCCCTCGGAACCTTTGGAGGACTTGGCGCACAAGCTGCGAGGCGCCGTGCGCCTGGGAGACGCCGACTACATCG ATAGCAGAGATAATCGTTCGTCATCCAGGGGCGCGCCGCCTGCTGTTTGCCCCCGCCCACCAGTCGCATCACGTCCGGCGCTGTCGCCTCGG ccAGTTGAGTCCAGTCGAAATCACTCCCCTCACTCTTCTAGAAGAGCATCGGAAAAGT tgcttcCGGGACCGCCGCAGATCTTCCGCGGCAACAAGCCGGGCCGTAACTCCTCCCCCATTCGAG GTGCTAATGTACCAGAGAAG CCTGTCCTACCCTCTCGAAG ACTTCAAGCGGACGTCCCGGATTGTGTCGCCAGGTCCAAACCTCTGGCCCCacctcctccttcctcctcaACCTCCGTCAGCAGGAGCGCCTCATCCGTCAAGCCGCCTCCCCCCAGcag GATCGATGGTATCAGGGAG CATACACACAATGATG CAGCCAAAGTCAACACCTTCCCCCTCTTCCACAAGACTCTGCCCCCCCGCCCGACACCCCCGAGCCGCCATGGCGACAG TTTGCCTCCTGGCGCCACTTCGGTTGGATCACTTCCTCTCAGCGTCTCCTCTG CTCCCGACGTCGAAGGCTGGGACGATGACGAGTTT GATGACGACGACGCCGGTTACGAGAATCCGATCAGCGGTGGCGAGGACAGCGGCGGGAGCgacggcgacgacgacgacgaggcgGCAAACGACGAGACGGACTGGGCCGACAATTACGAGCCGCCTCCCAGCGAGCCCTCGGAGGAGGAGATGAGTCACAAGCTGTTGCCCGCGCGGCCCTGCGCCGACGGCGACTACATCG ATAACAGGGATAAGCACGTGTCGTCCCGAGGTCCTGCACCGCCGGCAGTCAGCCTTCGCCCGCCCGTCTCGGCGCTTCCTCCGCCTTCGCCCCGCCAG CCGGGCGAGTCGTCGTCGCCGTCCGCTCGGGATCACACGTCGTCGCACTCTGCCGCCAGACCAGCGCCACCGGGGAAAT TGCTCCCGGGGCCACCTCAGATCTTCCGTGGCAACAAACCGGGCCGAAACTCGTCTCCCAGTCGAG GTCCCAACACAGAAGAGAGt CCGTCTGCGCACTCACGAAG GCCTCAAGCGGACGTCCCGAATCCCCCCGGCAGGTCCAAGCCTCTCGGACCTCCTCCTGCTGCTTCCTCGACCTCCATCGGCACGAGCAACTCCTCCGCcaggccgctgcctcctcccagcAG GTTTGACGGAATGAGGGAG CAAACACACAGTGATG CACCCAAACACAACACGTTTCCCCTCCATAAAAATCTGGCCCCCCGCCCGCCACCTCATGGTCGCCATGGAGACAG tTTGCCTCCTGGTGCCACTTCTGTTGGGTCAGTCTTGCGAAACGTTCAACCTGCAG cCTACGCAGATAACAGGAGCAACTTTGCTGGATCGGACCGCTTTCACCCTCCGCCACAAAAACCTCCACCCAAACA GGAATGGACCCTCGCTGGTATGTTGGTAAAGTGA
- the lcp2a gene encoding lymphocyte cytosolic protein 2a isoform X1 — translation MNCGRVPSRSEVMEWSPQQLADYLRKMNLSDCDRTVLKNSINGMRFVNLSENDLQKFPKLHTPIISKLSADIGKKEEKRGLFGKITMTPKFHEPVRDVTLPGDNYSDDDDVNDYESPNSCSEDSGQSDYEKPNDDTDATEAEHYELPPSEPLEDLAHKLRGAVRLGDADYIDSRDNRSSSRGAPPAVCPRPPVASRPALSPRPVESSRNHSPHSSRRASEKLLPGPPQIFRGNKPGRNSSPIRGANVPEKPVLPSRRLQADVPDCVARSKPLAPPPPSSSTSVSRSASSVKPPPPSRIDGIREHTHNDAAKVNTFPLFHKTLPPRPTPPSRHGDSLPPGATSVGSLPLSVSSAPDVEGWDDDEFDDDDAGYENPISGGEDSGGSDGDDDDEAANDETDWADNYEPPPSEPSEEEMSHKLLPARPCADGDYIDNRDKHVSSRGPAPPAVSLRPPVSALPPPSPRQPGESSSPSARDHTSSHSAARPAPPGKLLPGPPQIFRGNKPGRNSSPSRGPNTEESPSAHSRRPQADVPNPPGRSKPLGPPPAASSTSIGTSNSSARPLPPPSRFDGMREQTHSDAPKHNTFPLHKNLAPRPPPHGRHGDSLPPGATSVGSVLRNVQPAAYADNRSNFAGSDRFHPPPQKPPPKQGMDPRWYVGKVTRVQAEGYLKQVSKDGAYLVRDSSHQKANQPYTLMVLHHNKVFNIQIRHEDKQFQLGTGLKAQESFSSVCDMIKYHSQCHLLLIDAKKRCSGQQNQCLLSEPAGIYMTGPQ, via the exons ATGAACTGCGGCCGAGTGCCATCCCGGTCGGAGGTGATGGAGTGGAGCCCTCAGCAGCTGGCCGACTACCTGAGGAAG ATGAATCTGTCCGACTGTGATCGAACCGTGTTGAAGAACTCCATAAACGGGATGCGATTTGTG AACCTGAGTGAGAATGACCTGCAGAAATTCCCCAAACTTCATACGCC GATCATTTCCAAGCTGAGCGCTGACATCGGTAAGAAGGAAGAAAAACGAGGCCTGTTTGGCAAAAT AACCATGACACCTAAATTTCATGAGCCAG TTCGTGACGTTACACTTCCGGGTGACAATTATTCT gacgacgacgacgtcaacGATTACGAGAGCCCCAACAGCTGCAGCGAGGACAGCGGCCAGAGCGACTACGAGAAACCCAACGACGACACGGACGCGACGGAGGCCGAGCATTACGAACTTCCCCCCTCGGAACCTTTGGAGGACTTGGCGCACAAGCTGCGAGGCGCCGTGCGCCTGGGAGACGCCGACTACATCG ATAGCAGAGATAATCGTTCGTCATCCAGGGGCGCGCCGCCTGCTGTTTGCCCCCGCCCACCAGTCGCATCACGTCCGGCGCTGTCGCCTCGG ccAGTTGAGTCCAGTCGAAATCACTCCCCTCACTCTTCTAGAAGAGCATCGGAAAAGT tgcttcCGGGACCGCCGCAGATCTTCCGCGGCAACAAGCCGGGCCGTAACTCCTCCCCCATTCGAG GTGCTAATGTACCAGAGAAG CCTGTCCTACCCTCTCGAAG ACTTCAAGCGGACGTCCCGGATTGTGTCGCCAGGTCCAAACCTCTGGCCCCacctcctccttcctcctcaACCTCCGTCAGCAGGAGCGCCTCATCCGTCAAGCCGCCTCCCCCCAGcag GATCGATGGTATCAGGGAG CATACACACAATGATG CAGCCAAAGTCAACACCTTCCCCCTCTTCCACAAGACTCTGCCCCCCCGCCCGACACCCCCGAGCCGCCATGGCGACAG TTTGCCTCCTGGCGCCACTTCGGTTGGATCACTTCCTCTCAGCGTCTCCTCTG CTCCCGACGTCGAAGGCTGGGACGATGACGAGTTT GATGACGACGACGCCGGTTACGAGAATCCGATCAGCGGTGGCGAGGACAGCGGCGGGAGCgacggcgacgacgacgacgaggcgGCAAACGACGAGACGGACTGGGCCGACAATTACGAGCCGCCTCCCAGCGAGCCCTCGGAGGAGGAGATGAGTCACAAGCTGTTGCCCGCGCGGCCCTGCGCCGACGGCGACTACATCG ATAACAGGGATAAGCACGTGTCGTCCCGAGGTCCTGCACCGCCGGCAGTCAGCCTTCGCCCGCCCGTCTCGGCGCTTCCTCCGCCTTCGCCCCGCCAG CCGGGCGAGTCGTCGTCGCCGTCCGCTCGGGATCACACGTCGTCGCACTCTGCCGCCAGACCAGCGCCACCGGGGAAAT TGCTCCCGGGGCCACCTCAGATCTTCCGTGGCAACAAACCGGGCCGAAACTCGTCTCCCAGTCGAG GTCCCAACACAGAAGAGAGt CCGTCTGCGCACTCACGAAG GCCTCAAGCGGACGTCCCGAATCCCCCCGGCAGGTCCAAGCCTCTCGGACCTCCTCCTGCTGCTTCCTCGACCTCCATCGGCACGAGCAACTCCTCCGCcaggccgctgcctcctcccagcAG GTTTGACGGAATGAGGGAG CAAACACACAGTGATG CACCCAAACACAACACGTTTCCCCTCCATAAAAATCTGGCCCCCCGCCCGCCACCTCATGGTCGCCATGGAGACAG tTTGCCTCCTGGTGCCACTTCTGTTGGGTCAGTCTTGCGAAACGTTCAACCTGCAG cCTACGCAGATAACAGGAGCAACTTTGCTGGATCGGACCGCTTTCACCCTCCGCCACAAAAACCTCCACCCAAACAG GGAATGGACCCTCGCTGGTATGTTGGTAAAGTGACCCGTGTTCAAGCTGAGGGTTACTTGAAACAAGTCAGCAAG GACGGCGCGTACCTGGTGCGGGACAGCTCCCACCAGAAGGCCAACCAGCCGTACACGCTGATGGTCCTCCACCACAACAAAGTCTTCAACATCCAGATCCGCCACGAGGACAAGCAATTCCAACTCGGGACCGGGCTCAAGGCCCAGGAG tCCTTCTCGTCAGTGTGCGACATGATCAAATATCACTCCCAGTGTCACCTGCTCCTCATCGACGCCAAGAAGCGTTGCTCGGGCCAGCAGAACCAGTGTCTGCTGTCAGAACCGGCCGGGATTTACATGACTGGACCGCAGTGA
- the lcp2a gene encoding lymphocyte cytosolic protein 2a isoform X2: protein MTPKFHEPVRDVTLPGDNYSDDDDVNDYESPNSCSEDSGQSDYEKPNDDTDATEAEHYELPPSEPLEDLAHKLRGAVRLGDADYIDSRDNRSSSRGAPPAVCPRPPVASRPALSPRPVESSRNHSPHSSRRASEKLLPGPPQIFRGNKPGRNSSPIRGANVPEKPVLPSRRLQADVPDCVARSKPLAPPPPSSSTSVSRSASSVKPPPPSRIDGIREHTHNDAAKVNTFPLFHKTLPPRPTPPSRHGDSLPPGATSVGSLPLSVSSAPDVEGWDDDEFDDDDAGYENPISGGEDSGGSDGDDDDEAANDETDWADNYEPPPSEPSEEEMSHKLLPARPCADGDYIDNRDKHVSSRGPAPPAVSLRPPVSALPPPSPRQPGESSSPSARDHTSSHSAARPAPPGKLLPGPPQIFRGNKPGRNSSPSRGPNTEESPSAHSRRPQADVPNPPGRSKPLGPPPAASSTSIGTSNSSARPLPPPSRFDGMREQTHSDAPKHNTFPLHKNLAPRPPPHGRHGDSLPPGATSVGSVLRNVQPAAYADNRSNFAGSDRFHPPPQKPPPKQGMDPRWYVGKVTRVQAEGYLKQVSKDGAYLVRDSSHQKANQPYTLMVLHHNKVFNIQIRHEDKQFQLGTGLKAQESFSSVCDMIKYHSQCHLLLIDAKKRCSGQQNQCLLSEPAGIYMTGPQ from the exons ATGACACCTAAATTTCATGAGCCAG TTCGTGACGTTACACTTCCGGGTGACAATTATTCT gacgacgacgacgtcaacGATTACGAGAGCCCCAACAGCTGCAGCGAGGACAGCGGCCAGAGCGACTACGAGAAACCCAACGACGACACGGACGCGACGGAGGCCGAGCATTACGAACTTCCCCCCTCGGAACCTTTGGAGGACTTGGCGCACAAGCTGCGAGGCGCCGTGCGCCTGGGAGACGCCGACTACATCG ATAGCAGAGATAATCGTTCGTCATCCAGGGGCGCGCCGCCTGCTGTTTGCCCCCGCCCACCAGTCGCATCACGTCCGGCGCTGTCGCCTCGG ccAGTTGAGTCCAGTCGAAATCACTCCCCTCACTCTTCTAGAAGAGCATCGGAAAAGT tgcttcCGGGACCGCCGCAGATCTTCCGCGGCAACAAGCCGGGCCGTAACTCCTCCCCCATTCGAG GTGCTAATGTACCAGAGAAG CCTGTCCTACCCTCTCGAAG ACTTCAAGCGGACGTCCCGGATTGTGTCGCCAGGTCCAAACCTCTGGCCCCacctcctccttcctcctcaACCTCCGTCAGCAGGAGCGCCTCATCCGTCAAGCCGCCTCCCCCCAGcag GATCGATGGTATCAGGGAG CATACACACAATGATG CAGCCAAAGTCAACACCTTCCCCCTCTTCCACAAGACTCTGCCCCCCCGCCCGACACCCCCGAGCCGCCATGGCGACAG TTTGCCTCCTGGCGCCACTTCGGTTGGATCACTTCCTCTCAGCGTCTCCTCTG CTCCCGACGTCGAAGGCTGGGACGATGACGAGTTT GATGACGACGACGCCGGTTACGAGAATCCGATCAGCGGTGGCGAGGACAGCGGCGGGAGCgacggcgacgacgacgacgaggcgGCAAACGACGAGACGGACTGGGCCGACAATTACGAGCCGCCTCCCAGCGAGCCCTCGGAGGAGGAGATGAGTCACAAGCTGTTGCCCGCGCGGCCCTGCGCCGACGGCGACTACATCG ATAACAGGGATAAGCACGTGTCGTCCCGAGGTCCTGCACCGCCGGCAGTCAGCCTTCGCCCGCCCGTCTCGGCGCTTCCTCCGCCTTCGCCCCGCCAG CCGGGCGAGTCGTCGTCGCCGTCCGCTCGGGATCACACGTCGTCGCACTCTGCCGCCAGACCAGCGCCACCGGGGAAAT TGCTCCCGGGGCCACCTCAGATCTTCCGTGGCAACAAACCGGGCCGAAACTCGTCTCCCAGTCGAG GTCCCAACACAGAAGAGAGt CCGTCTGCGCACTCACGAAG GCCTCAAGCGGACGTCCCGAATCCCCCCGGCAGGTCCAAGCCTCTCGGACCTCCTCCTGCTGCTTCCTCGACCTCCATCGGCACGAGCAACTCCTCCGCcaggccgctgcctcctcccagcAG GTTTGACGGAATGAGGGAG CAAACACACAGTGATG CACCCAAACACAACACGTTTCCCCTCCATAAAAATCTGGCCCCCCGCCCGCCACCTCATGGTCGCCATGGAGACAG tTTGCCTCCTGGTGCCACTTCTGTTGGGTCAGTCTTGCGAAACGTTCAACCTGCAG cCTACGCAGATAACAGGAGCAACTTTGCTGGATCGGACCGCTTTCACCCTCCGCCACAAAAACCTCCACCCAAACAG GGAATGGACCCTCGCTGGTATGTTGGTAAAGTGACCCGTGTTCAAGCTGAGGGTTACTTGAAACAAGTCAGCAAG GACGGCGCGTACCTGGTGCGGGACAGCTCCCACCAGAAGGCCAACCAGCCGTACACGCTGATGGTCCTCCACCACAACAAAGTCTTCAACATCCAGATCCGCCACGAGGACAAGCAATTCCAACTCGGGACCGGGCTCAAGGCCCAGGAG tCCTTCTCGTCAGTGTGCGACATGATCAAATATCACTCCCAGTGTCACCTGCTCCTCATCGACGCCAAGAAGCGTTGCTCGGGCCAGCAGAACCAGTGTCTGCTGTCAGAACCGGCCGGGATTTACATGACTGGACCGCAGTGA
- the foxi3a gene encoding forkhead box protein I3-A, with protein sequence MASFVPLCHFPQQELPSLAVDLCDFSLYSPPPQPEPIRSSPPCHRRPDLGPVPGPGGQLLQHFSNLQGPFLPSGGPWYSPAGVLALARPPYSYSALIAMAIQSAPSQRLTLSQIYRYVSENFPFYSRNKAGWQNSIRHNLSLNDCFRKVPREANNPGKGSFWTLDPNCDKVFDNGNFCRKRKRKSESVTPAKKRRNSSSDSSSEPSPKYPSMHCSPEFSAPSDLQLSSQPSVHMQVPDDSSLLPPQGLVYSPGAVVPQWDSCSSSPPPPPPPHAVFFPSSQSNPPHFSPSSFYADVETTFAPLLEFQEQQPADLDSLQAHLLGSLMEELPLDSLVLQQTLTSI encoded by the exons ATGGCGTCCTTCGTGCCCCTTTGCCATTTCCCCCAGCAGGAGCTCCCGTCTCTGGCCGTGGATCTCTGCGACTTCAGCCTCTACAGCCCCCCGCCCCAACCCGAGCCCATCCGCTCCTCGCCGCCGTGCCACCGCCGACCAGACCTCGGCCCCGTCCCCGGGCCTGGAGGACAACTTCTCCAACACTTCTCCAACCTGCAGGGTCCCTTCCTCCCTAGCGGCGGACCCTGGTACTCGCCGGCGGGCGTGCTGGCTCTGGCCCGCCCGCCGTACTCCTACTCGGCCCTCATCGCCATGGCCATCCAGAGCGCGCCCTCGCAACGGCTGACGCTGAGCCAGATCTACCGCTACGTCTCGGAAAACTTCCCCTTCTACAGCCGCAACAAGGCCGGCTGGCAGAACTCCATCCGCCACAACCTGTCGCTCAACGACTGCTTCCGGAAGGTTCCACGGGAGGCGAACAATCCAG GTAAAGGAAGCTTCTGGACTCTGGACCCAAACTGCGACAAGGTGTTCGACAACGGCAACTTCTGCCGcaagaggaagaggaaaagcgaGAGCGTGACCCCCGCCAAGAAACGTCGCAACTCCTCGTCCGACTCCTCGTCTGAGCCAAGCCCCAAATATCCCAGCATGCATTGCAGTCCAGAGTTTTCTGCCCCGTCAGACCTGCAACTCTCGTCTCAGCCTTCCGTGCACATGCAGGTCCCAGATGATTCCTCCCTGCTCCCTCCACAGGGGCTTGTCTACTCGCCAGGGGCCGTGGTGCCTCAGTGGGACTCCTGTagctcttctcctcctcctcctcctcctcctcatgccGTGTTCTTCCCCTCTTCTCAATCCAACCCTCCACATTTCTCCCCGTCGTCATTCTACGCCGACGTGGAGACCACGTTCGCTCCTCTGCTGGAGTTCCAGGAGCAGCAGCCGGCGGACTTGGACTCCTTGCAGGCTCACCTGTTGGGGAGCCTGATGGAGGAGCTGCCCCTCGACTCGCTGGTCCTCCAGCAGACTCTGACGTCCATCTGA